The sequence TTCCGGAAATGGGACTGTTGAAGACCTATTGCGCCGACAAGCAGGTTCCCGATTCTTTCTCCACAGCCACGGCTCTTTTTGGGGGAGTCAAGGTGAACTACGAAACTGGAGGAGTGGACTCGAATGTGCCACTGGGAAACTGTTCCGCCTCGCTGCAGGAAGATCACCATGTTCAGACGATCCTTAAGTGGGCTCAGGTGGACGGAATGCGCACGGGATTCGTAACCACCACCCGGGTAACTCATGCCACTCCGGCTGCCCTCTATGCCCACGTGCCCGATCGTCGTTGGGAATGCGAAACGGGAATGTCAGCAGAGGCTCGGGATCAGGGTTGTATGGATATAGCCCGCCAGCTGATCGAACAGCCCACGGGTCAGAGAATCAATGTAATCATGGGAGGTGGTCGCCAGATGCTCCTGTCAAATGTCACCGATTCACCAGCGGATCCTCTGGACACTTGGGCCAGTTCATCAAAGGACGGACGGAATCTCATCCGGGATTGGAGGCTTAAGAAAGAGGATGAGGGTGTGTCCCATGCCATAGTCCAAAATAATCGCGAGCTATGGGATCTCGATGGTCAGAATGTTGACTATGTGCTGGGAATATTCGCCAATGGACATTTGATGTACGACCACGAGCGAGATCAAAGCGAAAACGGCATGCCATCCCTGTCCAATATGACCCAAAAAGCGCTCGAGGTTCTGGGAAACAGTGATAAAGGATTTTTGCTGGTAGTGGAAGCTGGCCTAATCGATCAAGCCCACCATCGGGGAAATGCTCGAAAGGCACTTAATGAGGTCCTGGAACTAAATAAGGCCGTTGAGTCTACGCTTTCCTTTCTGAAATCCACTGATCGTCTGGACGAAACGCTGGTTATTGTGACCGCTGATCACTCGCATAGCCTGACCATTAACGGACATCCGGATCGAGGGGCCAGTATATTGGGCTTGGCGGGCAATTCAAAGACAGAACAGACGCCCTACACCACGCTGACGTATGGCACCAGCTATCAAGGATTTCAAGTGGATCCCAACACTCAGAACCGCAGGGATCCAACGGGTGACAATATATCCGATTGGGAATATACCCAGCAGGCAGCTATAAATACGGACGAAAATCTACACGGCGGATCGGATGTTACGATTCACGCAGAGGGCGCCATGTCCTATCTGTTCCACGGGGTCCACGAACAGAGCTACGTAGCCCACGCCATTTCCTACGCTCTTAGAATCGGACGCTTTCGGGATAGCTCTATTGCCGAAACTCTGGCTGAATTCACCCCTATATAGAATAATTTACTCtcaaaaatgttaagaaataTGTATAAGGAAAATATTTTGCCAAGCTTACAAAATTTAGAGATAGAATTTGAAAAAGGACTTAAGATTAATTAATGATTTACCAAAACGCTGCAGAAGCTTACAAGTGACCTTCAGGCTTGAATACCTATAGAGTATGAAGGATTTTAGGGGATGAAATCGttgaatacattttattataaaaacttgaaatatgtattttattcGCTTCCTTTCGTTTGTTATAAATCGATCCTACCGTTCGGTTGTTTATGCAGTGAAACCTGTAACAAATTTAATTATCTTAATAGGCAACATAAAGATTGCTTTAGGTTCTAAAGTTTAGAAGCTAACAAAACGTGATCTTGAAGGGTTGTGtctgtaaaaataaaagtaattaatAAACCTGTATTCATTAAAGATGACtgttttattgtattttttttagttaaaaaTGGACTTGCTGCAACTGAACGACGATTGTCTGGATATTATATTTAGCTACCTAAGATTAGATGAACTACTGCAGCTCTATAATGAAATTGAATGTTTCAACGTGGCCATCGAAAGGCAACTCCACCGATTTAGGGATTTCAAGTTCAGCATGAGACAACCTCCAGTCTTCAACGAAGAACTTTTGTCCAAGCTGGGTCACCATCTGAACAGTCTGCACATCAATGTGGGCTACTCCACCAAGGACGAAGATGTCCTCCGATACCTGAATCCTTTATGCCAAGGAGCCTCTGAGACTCGCCGATTGAAGGCTTTAAAGTTGGACCATGCCAAGTGGTCTTTTAATATGATAGAAGCCGTGGGTAAGGTGGTTCCATCTTTGTTCTTTTTGGACATGCGTCACTGCGATGTGCGAGATTATCAGATAGCGCAGCTCTTGGAATCGGCAGATAAGTTAAAGGCCCTCGCTCTGCTCCATGTGAACAATCAGACGGGCGATTCGTATCTGCAACCCCAAATACTCAACAGGTTGCCATCCCTAAAACTCATCCACATAACAATCCTCGGACCAGTTCCCTTTTCCCCCGAAGATTTGGCCCAGCAGTGCCCGAACCTAAGTTTCCTCATCACAGACTTAATCAAAAGCGATTTCAAGATATATGGTCCACCTGCTTACATTCAGAACTATTATAAATACTACAACGACTATTTCAAGACGCCTTAACGAATCGTGAAGCACTTGATAAAAATATCTCAGTGTCTTAGTCAGTAACTACATagttatataaatattttcttagtCACTTAGTATACAGAAGGATcttttaaatgcatttaaataaaattatctAATTTGTACAATATATTAAAGTTACTTTCCTTTTCGgccaaaataatttttttaatgtataatatttttaaatagttttaattatttacgCTTTAAAAAGACTTTTTTAGGTTTTCTAGTCAaatttaaacacaaagaaCGGTGATACTGCGAGTATTTCAGGACTAAGGGTAAATGAGTTTGATGATAAATTCGGTAAGAGCATTTATTTATATCTCAGCACGTGGAATCGGCAGACAGGTTGGAAGTCTTCGGTTTCTTTCATATGGACAGTACTACTAGACTCTACTAACTAGAGGATCAAACCTCTAATATTCAACAGGTTGCCGTCCCTAAAACTCATCCATGTCACAAGCCCAGCTCCCATTTCCGATGAGAATCTAACTCAACTATGCCCAAATCTGAGTTTCGTTATCAGTAGCAGTAGGGAATTCAATATATTTTGGCAGCCTGGTAATGCacataattattataaattgaTGCGTATTTTAAGTCCGAAAACATAGATACTCTTGAAGCATTTAAAATAGGTGTTAATTGTCCAATTTACAGCCTTTTTTAGCGATTATCTCTAagcaataaatatatatgtactttatatatctgaattattttataaatagtATTGTTTTCCGTTTAAAGAGGGAAATGTGTACATATATTATTCAATTGTTCTGTAGAAGAAAACGTTCCTTCTATCAAATTAGGAAGAAGTTAAAATAGACGATAGAAAGGAAATACTAAATAACGGTACAAAACTCAAGCAAGTGTCATATGGCCATAATGGAGATACTTGGTATTTTTTTGCTGACTTCGATAGTATCGACTCGCGTTTTCTTCCATCTCTATTTCATGCCGGCATGCAATGCGAAAACTGACGAAATAACAACCTTATAAATTGCAACCGACTAGCTGACAAAGAAAACCCCCAGAGACCAGGATGGTGGTGCGTCCCTACAACGATGAGCTCAAGTACCTGGAGAAGGTGAGCGACCACTGCTGGCGGATCAAGAAGGGCTTCCAGCCGAACATGAACGTGGAGGGGTGCTTCTACGTGAACAGTCGCCTGGAACGCCTGATGCTGGAGGAGCTGAAAAACTCGTGTCGCCCGGGAGCAGTCGGTGGATTCCTGCCAGGCGTCAAACAGATTGCCAATGTGGCTGCCCTGCCGGGAATCGTGGGTCGGTCCATTGGACTGCCGGATATCCATTCTGGCTACGGATTCGCCATTGGCAACATGGCCGCCTTTGACATGGATGATCCCCTGTCCGTTGTGAGTCCCGGTGGTGTGGGCTTCGACATCAACTGCGGTGTCCGCCTGCTGCGCACAAATCTCTACGAGAAGGATGTACAGCCCGTAAAGGAGCAACTTGCGCAGTCTCTGTTCGATCACATCCCCGTGGGCGTGGGCTCAAAGGGAATCATCCCCATGAATGCCCGCGATCTGGAGGAGGCCCTCGAAATGGGTATGGATTGGTCGCTGAGGGAGGGCTATGTCTGGGCGGAGGACAAGGAGCACTGCGAGGAGTACGGACGAATGCTGAATGCCGATCCCGCCAAGGTCAGCATGCGGGCCAAGAAGCGAGGACTGCCCCAGCTGGGAACCCTGGGTGCGGGCAATCACTACGCCGAGATCCAGGTGGTGGACGAGATCTACGATAAATGGAGCGCCTCCAAGATGGGCATCGAGGAGACGGGCCAGGTGGTGGTGATGATTCACTCGGGCAGCCGCGGCTTCGGTCACCAGGTGGCCACCGATGCCCTGGTCCAAATGGAGAAGGCCATGAAGCGGGACAAGATCGAGACCAATGACCGACAGCTGGCCTGCGCCAGGATCAATTCGGTGGAGGGACAGGACTATCTGAAGGCCATGGCTGCGGCGGCTAACTTTGCCTGGGTCAATCGGAGCTCCATGACGTTCCTTACCCGCCAGGCCTTCGCCAAGATGTTCAACACCACCCCGGATGATCTCGACATGCATGTAATCTATGATGTATCTCACAATATTGCCAAGGTGGAGAACCACATGGTAGATGGCAAGGAGCGGAAGTTGTTGGTTCACCGCAAGGGT is a genomic window of Drosophila suzukii chromosome 2L, CBGP_Dsuzu_IsoJpt1.0, whole genome shotgun sequence containing:
- the Alp12 gene encoding alkaline phosphatase produces the protein MEKRSEAPIKSTKFRKLSDSDMTEVQLNNLVDPKDNVEIGSSQGNADSRNSPVQHSKWFRSRLFIISIVFSALLITAMCIGFVVHYGMSGDVGDMETVTYWPVQLPKEQQEWYDQGIDELKKAVSREFNRRRAKNVILFVGDGMGPNTVTAARIYGFKEEGLLSWEQFPEMGLLKTYCADKQVPDSFSTATALFGGVKVNYETGGVDSNVPLGNCSASLQEDHHVQTILKWAQVDGMRTGFVTTTRVTHATPAALYAHVPDRRWECETGMSAEARDQGCMDIARQLIEQPTGQRINVIMGGGRQMLLSNVTDSPADPLDTWASSSKDGRNLIRDWRLKKEDEGVSHAIVQNNRELWDLDGQNVDYVLGIFANGHLMYDHERDQSENGMPSLSNMTQKALEVLGNSDKGFLLVVEAGLIDQAHHRGNARKALNEVLELNKAVESTLSFLKSTDRLDETLVIVTADHSHSLTINGHPDRGASILGLAGNSKTEQTPYTTLTYGTSYQGFQVDPNTQNRRDPTGDNISDWEYTQQAAINTDENLHGGSDVTIHAEGAMSYLFHGVHEQSYVAHAISYALRIGRFRDSSIAETLAEFTPI
- the LOC108016924 gene encoding uncharacterized protein, encoding MDLLQLNDDCLDIIFSYLRLDELLQLYNEIECFNVAIERQLHRFRDFKFSMRQPPVFNEELLSKLGHHLNSLHINVGYSTKDEDVLRYLNPLCQGASETRRLKALKLDHAKWSFNMIEAVGKVVPSLFFLDMRHCDVRDYQIAQLLESADKLKALALLHVNNQTGDSYLQPQILNRLPSLKLIHITILGPVPFSPEDLAQQCPNLSFLITDLIKSDFKIYGPPAYIQNYYKYYNDYFKTP
- the RtcB gene encoding RNA-splicing ligase RtcB homolog, which produces MVVRPYNDELKYLEKVSDHCWRIKKGFQPNMNVEGCFYVNSRLERLMLEELKNSCRPGAVGGFLPGVKQIANVAALPGIVGRSIGLPDIHSGYGFAIGNMAAFDMDDPLSVVSPGGVGFDINCGVRLLRTNLYEKDVQPVKEQLAQSLFDHIPVGVGSKGIIPMNARDLEEALEMGMDWSLREGYVWAEDKEHCEEYGRMLNADPAKVSMRAKKRGLPQLGTLGAGNHYAEIQVVDEIYDKWSASKMGIEETGQVVVMIHSGSRGFGHQVATDALVQMEKAMKRDKIETNDRQLACARINSVEGQDYLKAMAAAANFAWVNRSSMTFLTRQAFAKMFNTTPDDLDMHVIYDVSHNIAKVENHMVDGKERKLLVHRKGSTRAFPPHHPLIPVDYQLTGQPVLVGGTMGTCSYVLTGTEQGMKETFGSTCHGAGRALSRAKSRRNLDYKEVLDKLDQLGIAIRVASPKLVMEEAPESYKDVTDVVDTCHAAGISKKCIKMRPIAVIKG